From the genome of Cydia pomonella isolate Wapato2018A chromosome 1, ilCydPomo1, whole genome shotgun sequence:
TGTGCGGGCGCGGGGTCGGGCTTGTGCAGCTCTTCCTTGACGGCGTCGACGCCGCCGTGCTCGTTGATGAAGTCGTAGATGAACTGCCGCGTGCTGGAGTCCTCCAGCTGCGACGCCGACACGCCGGCCATCGAGAAGAACGACCGCATCTCCTCCTCCGGCAGGTTGTCCAAGTCAAAACCTGCAACATCCATCACCATATTTACTAGCTGACAACAGCTAGCAGGTATAAGGCAGTGCTAGAAGAGCCCCCTGTTTATTGGCGCGTAATACCTATATAAAGGAAAATTTTCAATTTGGGCCAATATATGGCAAACTACAATGCGCAAGAGAGCATGCGTGAGAAGTAGGATACAAACTGGTTTTAGGCGTACAGCGTTCGTTTTCCATTTCGGTCACGAGGTGGCAGTCTCTCTATACTACCTATACTATATAAATCAAGGTACGACAACATTATCGCTTTATTACTAAAGTAATTTTGTTTGGGTGCTATAACCGATGGAACATGTTTCGGTTCAGTTTATGTAGTATGTGACTGTACCTTTGTTAGCGTCCCACCCGACGTGGGATATATGCTTGAAGTCTTGTGGATTTCCAATGTCAGCTTTTGTGATTTTTCTCATCTTTGGTTTCTTGCTGGTATTCTTCAACATACCTGTCACAAAAAAgtaatatatacaccgtgtctTTATTGAATACCGTTAACTTCGGGGAATGGGTAAgttaagtacgtttaaggaaagtaAATGGcatagataaattaaaaaatatatacttttcaacacacttgctcaaaacgacgttctTATTCCACCGATtattggctcataatcctagatattaaacacgcgtgctatttcagtatattataacactcgtgcgcATTCATTATATTTTCGGACtcagttaagaaggtaactgattgctaatagtatgcatggaaacggagccttcttaatttggtcgagtaatacatttttttttaccaactgttaggtttcaaatgtcagttcaaagaggttttatcacaccaaacataatttatagattaaataatCTCGTAAATTGCATTAATGAagaaacataacatttaatCGTTTAATCTCCATACGTCGAATAGAAATATATCGCCGTTtatcgatttcgttcgcgcttTTGCCTTGGGCGCGCATTAGGATCGAgcgtaaaaagaaataacgcgccagccatttcacgtatttgtcataaaattggaatagatTTGCAtgattttagtttatatattgacaaaaatgtcatttacaagtattgaaaatgaagaacacataaaattgacgctgccagtaatactaatagaggcaagagccgaagacgatagccttttaccatcaaaatcgggtgaaaaataattggcggcatatgaaacttttattcaatggaaagtCAGCAATAACGTTCGGTATTTCTTGGAAatcgtgttggtagcttacttcaatgaactagcgaataagtgcctacaagcccagcacgctttggtgcaattattcgatgttaaaactgtaagccaccagtttgtaaattgtacttttactgttttgacagaaaaaaatcttatttagaagttttgttttttcctcgcaagtgtgttgaaaaatgtcGTATGAAACGCGAGTGCATTgatcattacccacatcggctttcttattgcgcgctcgcttatcGCCTAATATAATATCGCCTCGTGTAtgatgaccaacttagcacacttgtatcataatgtactattactttattgttttttttttttacttttttaaagtaattaaatgttgcatataacgTTGACTCAAcccaattgaaaactgtgacatatcaatgtcatttcgaacatcgatcgtccttacgtttagtagcaaacgGATAACGGATTACGATGGTGGCGATGGTCATGTAACATCGTAAAATAGTAGATTCTGTGAGATTTACCAGATGATATAGATTTAAGAGGCGGCGCGGGCACATGGTGCGGCATGGGTGCGGGCGCGGGTgcgggggcgggcgcgggcggcgggccgGGTGGCGCGGGCGGCACGCCGTTGTGGCGCGCCGACTGCTGGCTGTTGGCGCGCGACGCCAGCATCGACCGCTGCCGTCGCTCTGcgacaaataaatatacatattttgtatcaTATCATTAGtggtttatgtgactgctacataattaaaggcattaaaatacgagtgttgTTTTAAGTAACGAACGAAGCGAGTTTCTTAGAAAGACCACACGTGTGTTTTAATtcctaattatgtacactatTTTATTGAGGCTCGCGGATATGAGGTGAATGTCactaccaaatcgattttgatataataataataatgaagccgaatgatataataataaaaaataattagatataatagaaaaaggcgatataattttaaaaataataagtaattgtTAAATAGAATGTCAACAGTTCGTATAATAAAggctttaataataaataataataatgaagcaattacaacactTTCACAGATTCAACATCAAGAAATTTGTTGCAATAGGTcagccattatttacggattttaaaGGCGTCATATAGGGTTtatgatatatgtatgtagataaacATATTTGAATCGCCGGTACACTCATCTCAACATCGAAACATCTCTGcttttaagatttatttcaaTGGAATAAGCtgccaaaatataaataataaaagttataaCAATTGACCGAGCGTCTCCATTTCAACttgggcaaaaatactttcgtatgtccgggTGTTCTCCTCCGCAGGTCAAGAGACGGGTGTTCTCCTCCGCATTTTCTGTCggttcgttttttggaaaatgttacAAATAGCGGAAATTGATATAAATGACTTTGAGTTCGCtgtgataaatgataatttttaatgactcaacgaagtattttgtacatttttaagcTGATCGCGAGAACTATGGCTCATAGAGCCACTAGttgtttaagttttaaattacagcttgtaattttaatataaccGCGAATTGAAACAAATAGTAAGTTTCAATGCTatgaaactataaaaaaatgccTTAACTAACAGAGgacaattaattattgatttttataGTCATCACTTGTGACTCAGTAAAGGTgacgttttaaataaaacaaagtttaaaagaaaattattttataaggaaaaataaGTCGTATTTTTGGTTTACTAATGAATGGCCAAAAATCTTTTCCCAAAGTTTCACTGCCCAAACTATTATACCCAAATTATCATTTCCCAAAATAAATGTTTGGTAAAACAACTTATCCCAATTATTATACAGTTAGCTAAACCCTTTTTTGGCAAGTTATTGTTTAGCAAAAAATTACTTCGTCAACTTTCATTTTACCAAATTATTTAGTCAAATGTACCGTTAGCCTTTCATTTCCCAAAATATTGCATGGCATACGATTTACATCTCAATAGAGCGctatagtatttatattatttttctttaattgcgaatattattatttttgctttCTGTTGAAAAGTGtaatcatatttataatatgtatgatgaTCTTAAATTTACGCGAATGGATGTGATTTGGTGAACCATAACCGTTAAAATAGTATATCTAATAAACTTTTTagaattagatatatttatttgaacataaaacaaaaattcagtAATTAAGATTCAGTAAACAATTTAGTGTAGTGTGACTGGTAAATTTTCTATTAGATAGGATGCTAGTTAGGAAGACTGAATTAAGTAAGGTGTGTAAAGCGTTTTAAGCACttagacatattaaatacacaCCTTATTTAATTCTATCGTCCTATCTGGCATCCTAACTAGGATCCAAAAAATAATGGCGTTTGGTTAGTGCTGTTACTAAACGCGGTTTCAATTTAGGAAATAGTATtattagcacaatcggattagggccaacctcgaaatctctggaacagtcatgaaatttggtatgtatacaaattaaaggcccctttttcatgcccacaccatttgacatttggggacttcgaggaatcgcagccatcttggaagatgtgtaccatccaggagaaatttgCCTTTTACTCAAAATTCACGTTCTTTATGTAAATAAGGTGTAgggcaacattaaagcttattaaattctacacgaAAAAGTCCttgatatctttgcggaaaaaatacatcttgttatagaaaatacttgctggaTCTAagtttagcgcttatacacttccaggggacattctcttaataggaaactcggaggaatatgaattcaaCTTTTAACTATATATTTGTACGTGATATACCCtagtattaacattttactcgactgcgacttaaccagaaagtagggttatttgtttaagtactgatgattcagtacaccctgtagcttaaATATATGTAGTAAAATGCTggtcactgtttttaagcagtaAATTGACCTTGTttgagctgctgacgtgaaaattatATAGTAATCGCGTTTAGTAAGAGTCTGACTGCACTAACTAGAAACATTTTTTAGGATAGTATTTATGTGTGGGTTGGTTCACGTTTGCAGAATTGCGTCCATTGAtgtattaattgtaaattaatatGGTTTCacattttgatggtaaaaaatattgtagataTAAAATATGTCTTTGCCATTACTTTAAATAGTAAATGTTTTTGGTAGAAACTGAATTatagtttcattatttttgatattaaatatatttcatcatttgttggttttatattttggaatacgtgtatagttttatataaaataaaataaattatcattatatATTTCTTCATAAAGCGGTACCCCCCAACTTgcatttaagttatttatttattttatatttgtccGTTAGGTCTTCTATGAAGAAGACAAAAAATTGGGACAGGTTTTTCTCGGTAAAAACGGAAAAAGCACGTGAATCTGAGTAGAATTAACTcgtcatataaaaaataaaaactctaacacaaaaaaaaaaatacatatttaaatatagataCTTATTTGCCAAATTTGCGAAGTGACAATTAAATCAAACATCTTTTTAGAATAAAAACTTTGCCTataaaaaagtttgttaaataagttttttcttaataaaatttgacaaaataaaattatgccaAATGATAATTTGACCAAGCAAATTATTTGCGAAGTGTAAATTTGCCAAAGATTAATTTGCGAAATGAAACTATTGCGATATGTTTATTGGGAAGTGAAATAAGGCGAGAAGTACTTTGGCCAAacggaagtattttttttgtaaaacatgAAAGTTAATTCATTTCGGATTGTACCTACCATAGAGAAATAGGTAAATACGTTTAGcatgctcactccatacatcgaTATAAACCCATTTATGATAAGTTTTAAGCGAGCTATCTATGCATATATCtagtcgtttttagggttcagtacatttggtataattttcaactaaatcaaagatatagacgtagatttcatctaaatcggcggttattgattcctcaTACAAACCTACACATCCGTTTTCATGGAATGGCGTCAAtatgataccataaatgaattcggcATCCCCGATTTATACGATACCAAACTTGGCCTAGTAGCTTAAATGATATAGATATCAAGTTGAGTAAGATCAAGAGATAAGAAGGATCGTGGTCGGCAGGAGAAGTGTTATTTTTTCATCTACATTCAATTTAGTGAAAACCCTGAAAGCAAGCGCAATGTTGGCCTGCCCACAACAACTATATTACATTGGTAAAGTCATTCCATACCTTGTTATCACACGATATAGCGAAGCTTGTCATTTTTTTCAATGCTGTTTTTATGACCTTATAAAGACGTGGATTGTTTACAGTTTTAATATGTGTAGGTCGAgggaaaataaatgtttttaaaacgtgttcataaaaaaaaattttaggtcAGAATTTGATTGAATTTTAACCGCATTATGATTTATAAACTTCACATGTATTATACTTCCtgtgtacaaatattaaaaaatcaaacctTCACGCTTTTGCTTCCTTAATTCAATCTTCTCAATGAGGATATTTCTGAGGACCTTCGCTTCATCTTCATTGGCAAAATTAAAAGCTGTCATATAGTCCTGAAAGTTAACAAATACATTTTGTAACAGTCTAAACTATTTCTCAAAACAACCACATATTCAAAACGATTTTTTCCATTAAAACAAAGCTAAGTGCTTACTTCAGCTTCAAACGTATGCAAATAAGGCCTCGGGTGTTTATATTCAATCTGCAAGTACACTTCATGTTCCCATATCATTGCCTTCCTGTAGAGGCAGTAAATGCGGAAGAAGTACGACCGCTTGCTGTTGTCCTTCACCAAGCACAAGATGCCAGTATCCTTTTTCTTCCATTCTGAATGTGCTGGTCCCTCTGTAGTAAACAACTGAACTACTGCCGTTGCTAAGCTCTGCAATAAAATAACAAGGACATTATTATCTACGTATCAAGCTAAACAGCTttatcatagagaaatataaataaagaaagagtggtaactccatacatcagttttcttaccataacgcgagttatttcgtagtcgacatctagcgtccagtagcggaatttatcagtactgctagttgacaatagatgtcgcgaatAATGAAaactctaatgctcaacaaatttcagctaatattataaccgggtTAGCcagaactctattttcaactccatcttctgcttgtaatattagttttaaactGTCTTGGCAGTATAATTTTCTTAAGTCGCGATACTTGTGAagtctgggctataaccgcgacaATCGAAGTTctgaagttcgtcaattgcgggcatttttctgtcactctaattacgtcttagagagagtaaaagagaaagatcccccacaatttgcgaatttcgattttcgcggtaggccccctggtgtcAAGTAGCtgtactgataaatccactacttgatgttagatgtcgactacggaataactcgcgttttggtaagaaaactgatgtatggagttaccactctttctttacttatatttctctatgtcAAATATATGGACCGAAATCTACATTCTTAGTATAAAAATTGGtatcagtatttttattttttgccttTAAGTTCTACGCGGCTGTCTACTTATTGTCTAATACATCAACTTTTTTATCTTCTTTCATATCATAAGTTCCCTACAATATGTTCAGAAGCGATAAGCTAATGGCTTAGactctgtgcggaaagagaaacGTCGTGGCAGAAACGGGAACTAgcattatcaattttatatacCAATAAAAACTTCGCTGtcttataaaaagtaaacaaacttcTGTCGTTTATATGTCATtgtggatttttatttacaaaggtttatgtataaaataacgtAGATACGGGGTAAAACCATACATAAGTAATTCCACAAGGGaaataatatttgatattaTACAGTTTTGTCAGCGGGAAAAACGAGCTATAAGTTTGAAATCGAAACAAAAAGTCATAGAACGTGTTTCCGCTATGACGGGTATTTATGctgtattaaattattaccaattttaatttattcccTTAAGTAGTTAGTCTCTGACACAAAATCACTACgtttattcattaaaaatataataatttacatgaataaaaaaaagcaaacttGGCATTTATCAGCTGATAAAAAGCACGTTGTAAAAATACTACAACAAGTAATTTATATCAGAAACTTTTCCTTTACTTGCGACTCACACATATAATGTTTGCAAcattaaggtgcgaccagaccgcagcttaaaaaacggtcacaatacggaatcgcagtgacgcgtcgtatgcgtaccgtttttgacgcatgctccccacaccgctgcttaaaaaacggtgacggtacggaatcgcagtgacgtgcttcacgcgaatcttttttgttcgcaaaacagttgcgtcttttacgtcaccggtgtggtgtctgccataagatctccgtgtaatattttttgcgattttaacgcagatcaatttacggtgcgtcagcgtattttaagcagcggtgtggggagcatgcgtcaaaaacggtacgcatacgacgcgtcactgcgattccgtatcgtgaccgttttttaagctgcggtctggtcgcaacTTTATATACATTTCACGAAATCACACAGAAACTGCCTCACTCAAAATATCACTCCTAATAGCCCTGGCACTTCAGCCCCCATACCTTACGCCACTAACAATCCAGCTGTTCCATTTCATCTTCATCTCAGCAACTTAAAACATAGTATCCCAGTAGTTAAAAGAGTCCCGCGTGGCGCTTGAATCATTGTAGCAACCAATCTTTCCAAACTCATTGAATCATGCATAGAAAATAATAGCATCGATGACTGGCACAATCTCCCCCTGTTCTCATACCGCACGCTTCACTTCAATGAAGATGACTCTAATACCTCACTtacacataaaattaaaaacaactgCTATAATCAAACTTTTCCGCCCTCCACAACAAACACACATAAGAATCCGAGACTATTTGATCGCCGAAAGCATATTGAAAACAAAATCAGCGACGGGGATTTAAAAGGTGCAGCCAGTCTCCTTTTTACAAGCGACCCGCTGTCGCCAGACAATCTAGACACCCTTCAGGCCTTACAGACTAAACACCCTCCAGCTCCTTCAACCCCATATTTTCTCGACCCACCAACGGCTAGCCAGGTATGTCTCCAAATCAATAGTAAAGAAACCCTCGATGCCATTGCTTCTTTTAAAACTGGATCCGCAACAGGCCTAGACGGAATCTCACCCCAACATCTGAAAGACCTCATTTCACATTCTTCAGGCGATGTTGGTGAACAGCTTCTAAATTccgtaacaaaataaataaaatgtatacaggAAACATTAACCCTGACATAGACATCAAACAAAAAAGACGGAGGGGTGAGACCAATAGCCGTTGGTACAACACTTCGGCGTCTCGCATCTAAATTAGCAGTTCGGcatataatatctaaattaaaagctCATTTTGAACCGATACAACTAGTCTTTGGCACCAAACGGGGGTGCGAAGCAGCCGTACACTCCCTGCGCACGTACCTCTCTAACACGACTTCCGAAGTGTTGATCAAAATCGATGTTAAAAATGCCTTCAACTCGGTAAATAGAGACATCCTGCTGACAGAAACAAAACATAACCTACCCGAAATTTACAACTATCTCCTATCCTACGCAGAtcctacaaaaatattatatcgcGAAAACGTGCTTTCTTCAGAAGTTAGCTGTCAGCAGGGTGACCCGCTCGGGCCAGCAATATTCTCTTTGGCAATTAACCCTATTATCAAAACACTAAATTCCAAATTTAACGTGTGGTACCTAGATGATGGAACCCTGGATGGAAAGAGGTGACGTAGATACTGTTTTTTCCGATCTGTAAACAATCAAGACCAAGTTAGGAACATAGGTCTTGAATTAAATTTTAGCAAATGTGAACTGTACTTCCCAAATTCCATCCCTAATCACAATAACATTGAACGAAAATTCAACTCCCTAACTCCGaacataaaaatagttaatCGCGAATCACTTTTCCTCCTGGGGTCTCCTATTTTCAAAGACTCTTTaccaaattatatacaaaatttaatttctaaattcaaaaactaTTCAAACCGTCTCTTCGAATTCTCGAAATAAGCCCGCAGTACGCAATTTCAATCCTTAAATTCTGCCTTTTTGTCCCTAAATTGACATAAATCATTCGCTGTAGCCCTATTTGGAAATtcgaaaatattattatacctttAGATGACCTTATCAAGTCGACTTTGGAATCCATTCTCAACATTCAGGTCTGCGACCATTCCTGGACCGGAGCATCCCTACCCATCCGTCATGGTGGGCTAGGGATCAGAAAAATTTCTAGTGTATCCCAGCCAGCTTTTTTGCCTTCAGTCCACAGCTCCGCAAGTCTCATAGGAAAAATCCTACAGGGTTTGGATGAAGCCAAGAAAGCTTGGTCAAGTGCTTGCCCGAGTAAGGACTTCCCAACTCATCCAAATTACCAAAGGAGCTGGGGCGACATCATGTGCCAAATTTCAGTTACTTCCCTCCTAAGCCGTAGTACAGGTCGCGAACGGGCCAGACTACTGGCTTCGGCGTCGAAGGAGTCCGGTGAGTCGCTCCGGGCGTATCCTTCACCAAACACTGGAGCCTTCCTCACGCCGGACACCCTCCGCATCGCGACCTGTCTTCGGCTTGGAGTTCGCATCTGTGCTCCACACAGGTGCCCTTGCGGTAGTGAAGTCGACGAATTAGGACACTACGGGTTATCCTGTCAAAAAAGTGCTGGCCGCTTTTCGAGGCACGCCGCACTGAATGACATAATCCGCCGGTCTCTTGCATCCGTCAACGTGCCAGCTCTACTGGAGCCAACTGGCGTAGCCAGAGACGAcggcaagagaccggacggtaTGTCCCTGATTCCCTGGAGTTTGGCGCCGCGGGACGAGAGGAGGGAGTagtcttgtttcgcggtagatttattttgatggattgtggtagtggcgccccctgcGCAGTTCcacgtaatattccctattctttcttttttcttagTAGGTTTACATTTCCTTAGTACGTATACCTATTGTAGGTAAATTTGTGTAGGTAAGTGTGATAGTTTAGTTCAGTTTGTTGTTTATACTGTAGGTAATAGATAGGTTTTTCCAtgcattatttttacttattttccctATGATTTCAAAAGGCTCCAGTTTCCCCTGAAGGTCTGTTTCTCCATGTCCATAAATAAGTCGCAGGGGAAACTCTCAAATTCGCCGGAGTAGACCTACGACAGGACTGTTTCTCCCACGGTCAGTTCTACATATGTGGCGTGCTCCCGTGTAAGTTCACCTAAAAGTTTGGTTCTATTGCTACCACCTTCAAACATGGCAAAAAGATTCATAACACTTACACACAAGTCCAAACAACAACAAGAACAACAACAAGTCCAAAGTTGTTGAACACTTAATgcatttttcagaacatgattctaaatctaataatcgcggacaaacatacatacctacatgcgatcatacaaacatacgggtcaaactgagaacctttttttttgcttagtaCGCGGGCGAAACCGCGGGAAAAAgctagtttatttatataactttGGTAGAAGGGGAAATGGCTGTAACTTGCGTGAAAACTAATGCCTGTGCTAATTCATAGGAATAGGCCACGCTAGGCTCCTCTTAGTGAGCCGTGGTAAAACGCCGGTATAACGGGACTCAATTCACTCATGATCTTTAGTGTCGTACTATAATTACGTGGCAGTGTTGTCAGCTTAGCAAAATAAAATAGCACTGGCatgtagggattgcaatccggtccggcggatccggtaatccggccggatccggcacttttcaggacctaccggatccggtaaaaatcaccggatccggtaaaattaaaaaatgcctaaatacagcacgcgctgtgcgttttagaagaggaaaaggcgacggatgagagatATGTAGTTGAACAAAAcagaaaacgaatgaaaaagtttaaatttagtgagataaaaatatatttattatgaagatgactgggaacaggagaggatttcttcttctttattggtggcacgatatgacgattacataaatactgtaacagaaggaaaaattaaagaatggagatgccatggaaagaatttttaatttatgctaaagagaaggttaatgttatgtcataatgttgtgataggagattaaaaccAAACAAATGAACGGGATTACGTCGGCGGTTCTCAACTGACTagagttgggctcatcaatatgtgtgaatgaatatttaataatattgataatgttTAGTTTActtccattatatatatatgtatatgataaATTATAGAttcttttttattcaaatttaagagagaatcttttatctttacaatttcatccaatcttatgcaatttcctttatCTCCTGGTacgtgctactctacgtctagccaattctttatttgatccatgtattttttcttaggaagtccctttccgcgatggttttaaATCCTACACTATTATTTTGCgtatgagatcgtcgtgtcgtgttgtgttccctataatttgaccaatatacttttctgtaaattattattttatttaatcatacaGTTTACTACTTTCtcggacaaaaaaaaaatagaacaagGTAATATTggaattaaaagtaaaatgtcttcttttgttactagaatggatgtcaacgttacaaagaattcaatcagagaacagttacgaaaacttgtcctttcaacaAGTTTtatttcccaccccacatcccctcatcgggctttggaaactaatcaaaattataataaaattgtaaacgaaaatttgagcacttccgaatggttaaatataataaaaaaccttttatttttaaagtgatattgacattgtaacactttttactactaagttctattttattgttaagaagttattttattaacttcaaattatagatttaggaatacgtattacgcaaaaaactagaaaaatatgtcatttaattaacttatatattcctataccaatccggatccggtccggccggttTGCAATTCCTACTGGCATGCCCTCAAATCATacaactcttctctttctgCACAGACACTATTAACAAACCTTCATCTATGGTTGACTCGTAATTTTTACTTTACCGTATCGAGAGccgatattttaattacattcaaatttaggacatctctgagaaacaaagaaatttgattttaactctattctaatatcagtcgaggtAACGTTTTAATGGA
Proteins encoded in this window:
- the LOC133527696 gene encoding actin nucleation-promoting factor WASL-like isoform X2, coding for MPRGEHRPSVLLSREENEQVFSLIGPKCQSLATAVVQLFTTEGPAHSEWKKKDTGILCLVKDNSKRSYFFRIYCLYRKAMIWEHEVYLQIEYKHPRPYLHTFEAEDYMTAFNFANEDEAKVLRNILIEKIELRKQKREERRQRSMLASRANSQQSARHNGVPPAPPGPPPAPAPAPAPAPMPHHVPAPPLKSISSGMLKNTSKKPKMRKITKADIGNPQDFKHISHVGWDANKGFDLDNLPEEEMRSFFSMAGVSASQLEDSSTRQFIYDFINEHGGVDAVKEELHKPDPAPAQGGGGYGRGAPSPAPAAPAPPVPHRSPAPPHPPQPPSRAPPPPPARAVPPPPPPAASRNPPPPRPIQPPSSGPPAVPPPPPPTQPPAGAPPPPPAPPAPPAPPAPPAPPGPPNAAVPLDARAALMESIRSGNKSLKHVEAGSKPAAEDNRSNLLSEIRQGVELRSVQASRPTSNGAAPAAGTGGASGLAVALRRALDERSRVIHSSDSDDSEPATSDDDWD
- the LOC133527696 gene encoding actin nucleation-promoting factor WASL-like isoform X1, which produces MPRGEHRPSVLLSREENEQVFSLIGPKCQSLATAVVQLFTTEGPAHSEWKKKDTGILCLVKDNSKRSYFFRIYCLYRKAMIWEHEVYLQIEYKHPRPYLHTFEAEDYMTAFNFANEDEAKVLRNILIEKIELRKQKREERRQRSMLASRANSQQSARHNGVPPAPPGPPPAPAPAPAPAPMPHHVPAPPLKSISSGMLKNTSKKPKMRKITKADIGNPQDFKHISHVGWDANKGFDLDNLPEEEMRSFFSMAGVSASQLEDSSTRQFIYDFINEHGGVDAVKEELHKPDPAPAQGGGGYGRGAPSPAPAAPAPPVPHRSPAPPHPPQPPSRAPPPPPARAVPPPPPPAASRNPPPPRPIQPPSSGPPAVPPPPPPTQPPAGAPPPPPAPPAPPAPPAPPAPPGPPNAAVPLDARAALMESIRSGNKSLKHVEAGSKPAAEDNRSNLLSEIRQGVELRSVSTRRTSPLLHGTCRRRLWTHTCGTSVHARYTCLLITFQYTCSRSISIPPKIFHVKCCQD